In Halorhabdus tiamatea SARL4B, a genomic segment contains:
- a CDS encoding HVO_2922 family protein encodes MTAQARFEVYRDRADEWRWRLVASNGEIIADSAEGYAAKQGAQRGIESVKRVAGDAPVVDVE; translated from the coding sequence ATGACAGCCCAGGCACGCTTCGAGGTGTATCGTGATCGCGCCGACGAGTGGCGGTGGCGGCTGGTCGCCTCCAACGGCGAAATCATCGCGGACAGCGCCGAAGGCTACGCCGCCAAACAGGGAGCCCAGCGCGGGATCGAGAGCGTCAAGCGCGTGGCTGGGGACGCACCTGTCGTCGACGTCGAGTGA